A genomic stretch from Penicillium digitatum chromosome 4, complete sequence includes:
- a CDS encoding Atg24p, translating to MDQHDDFDSVSWKHDPDSDLSRPTTASTDAADPSEIHHDPNGKRRLSSAQEEPQAGPLADAVDLAGIGDGVLECQVNSPLKENDGTKDAYISYLVTTHTDFKSFQRPEFNVRRRFTDFYFLYKTLYREYPACAVPPLPEKHKMEYVRGDRFGSEFTTRRAWSLHRFLKRLTLHPVLRRAPLLTIFLESPDWNAHMRLHSTRVSTNTGSDGAAAGIFDNFTDSFVNAFSKVHKPDRRFIEVREKADKLDEDLSHVEKTVARVARRESDLETDYAELATQFRKLVPLEPAIEMPLQVFAASVEETARGMRGLKDHTDQNYLGSLRDTESYIMSLKSLLKTREQKQLDFEALVDYRNKAVTERDSLAANPAAYYASNPLTSSPASFIRSKMEDMRGVDHEQSRRERVRKLELRIDELTREVESAKTTSEMFDEEVIREVADFERIKAVEFRDGLGSFADSHIEFYQGVLSTWERFVAEMEGEAEPGHDSDAAAIGAI from the exons TCTTGGAAGCACGACCCAGACAGTGATTTATCACGGCCGACAACTGCAAGTACAGATGCTGCAGACCCCAGTGAAATTCACCATGACCCCAATGGCAAGCGGAGACTGAGCTCCGCCCAAGAAGAGCCCCAGGCTGGCCCGCTAGCCGACGCCGTTGACCTGGCGGGCATCGGCGATGGCGTTCTCGAGTGCCAAGTTAACTCTCCGCTCAAAGAAAATGACGGGACAAAAGATGCATATATCTCATATCTGGTTACCACACAT ACCGACTTCAAATCATTCCAGAGGCCTGAATTTAATGTTCGGCGGCGCTTCACCGATTTCTACTTCCTATACAAGACGCTCTATCGCGAATACCCGGCATGCGCGGTGCCGCCGCTCCCGGAGAAGCACAAAATGGAGTACGTACGGGGAGACCGGTTCGGGTCGGAGTTCACAACGCGACGAGCTTGGTCGCTGCATCGATTTTTGAAACGCCTGACGCTTCATCCTGTGCTTCGGCGGGCGCCTCTTCTCACTATCTTCTTGGAATCGCCGGACTGGAATGCGCACATGCGCCTGCACTCAACACGGGTATCAACAAATACCGGGTCGGATGGTGCGGCCGCTGGCATTTTTGACAACTTTACTGATTCCTTTGTCAACGCCTTTTCTAAAGTACACAAACCGGACCGGCGCTTTATCGAGGTGAGAGAGAAGGCCGATAAGCTGGACGAAGACCTATCACATGTGGAGAAGACCGTGGCACGGGTTGCGCGGCGGGAATCAGACCTAGAGACGGACTATGCCGAGCTAGCGACGCAGTTCCGCAAACTCGTCCCGTTAGAGCCTGCTATTGAGATGCCACTACAGGTTTTTGCAGCTTCGGTAGAAGAAACTGCGCGCGGGATGCGCGGGCTGAAGGACCACACCGACCAAAACTACTTAGGCTCTCTGCGCGATACCGAGTCGTATATCATGTCCCTTAAGTCCCTGCTGAAGACACGGGAACAGAAACAGCTCGATTTCGAAGCCTTGGTCGATTACCGGAACAAAGCCGTGACTGAGCGTGACTCTTTGGCTGCCAATCCAGCTGCTTACTACGCTTCAAACCCGCTCACCTCCTCCCCAGCATCTTTCATCCGCTCCAAAATGGAGGACATGCGCGGAGTCGACCACGAACAGTCCCGTCGCGAACGTGTGCGAAAGCTTGAGCTCCGCATTGACGAATTGACACGCGAGGTCGAGTCCGCCAAGACTACATCCGAGATGTTTGACGAGGAAGTCATCCGCGAAGTCGCAGATTTCGAACGTATCAAGGCGGTTGAGTTCCGAGACGGACTCGGCTCCTTTGCTGATTCGCACATCGAGTTCTATCAGGGCGTGCTCTCTACATGGGAGCGGTTTGTCGCAGAGATGGAAGGCGAAGCTGAGCCTGGACATGACTCTGATGCGGCTGCTATCGGTGCTATTTAG